The following proteins are co-located in the Bacteroidales bacterium genome:
- the mnmG gene encoding tRNA uridine-5-carboxymethylaminomethyl(34) synthesis enzyme MnmG, giving the protein MFENYDVIVVGAGHAGSEAAAAAANMGSKVLLITMNMTTIAQMSCNPAMGGIAKGQIVREIDALGGYSGIVTDHTTIQFRMLNKSKGPAMWSPRAQNDRIQFSIKWREMLEATPNVDFWQDMVVGILVEDKKVVGVKTSMGLEIRSKSVILTNGTFLNGIIHIGKKQFGGGRIGEKPSQGLTESLVQLGFESSRMKTGTPVRVDGRTIDFSRLEEQSGDENPQKFSFTDTPTLKNQRSCFVAYTNLKVHEALRIGFSESPMFTGRIEGIGPRYCPSIEDKIDRFSHKSSHQLFVEPEGWNTIEYYINGFSSSLPDYVQVDALRKIPGFANAKIFRPGYAIEYDYFPPIQLNNTLETKLINNLFFAGQINGTTGYEEAAAQGIIAGINAHLKINERPEFVLTRSDAYIGVLIDDLITKGVDEPYRMFTSRAEYRILLRQDNADLRLTPLSHKIGLASNDRMERVNYKLSVIEKLRTFLKKESVSPDEVNSYLEKIGSTPLNQKVKIETLILRPEVSFVDLTSQLPILSNFITSLGETHLSETVEEAEILIKYDNYIQKEQDVAGKMSKLDYIHLNDNFDYQNLKSLSWEAREKLSKIRPKTIGQASRISGVSPADISVLIVYLGR; this is encoded by the coding sequence ATGTTCGAAAATTATGATGTAATAGTTGTTGGAGCCGGACATGCCGGAAGCGAAGCAGCTGCAGCTGCAGCGAATATGGGATCAAAGGTTCTGCTGATTACCATGAACATGACTACGATTGCCCAAATGTCATGTAATCCGGCCATGGGAGGTATTGCAAAAGGGCAAATCGTTCGTGAAATTGATGCCTTGGGTGGTTATTCGGGAATAGTAACCGATCATACTACAATCCAATTCAGGATGCTGAATAAATCCAAAGGTCCTGCCATGTGGAGCCCCCGCGCTCAAAATGATCGAATACAGTTTTCGATTAAATGGAGGGAAATGCTTGAAGCAACACCCAATGTTGATTTCTGGCAAGACATGGTTGTTGGTATTTTAGTCGAGGATAAAAAGGTTGTAGGCGTAAAAACCAGCATGGGTCTGGAAATTCGTTCCAAATCCGTAATTCTCACCAACGGAACGTTCCTTAATGGCATCATTCATATAGGTAAAAAGCAATTTGGTGGTGGAAGGATTGGGGAGAAGCCATCTCAAGGCTTGACCGAATCTTTGGTTCAACTGGGATTTGAATCTTCAAGAATGAAAACAGGAACACCTGTTAGGGTTGATGGGCGCACTATTGATTTTTCAAGATTAGAAGAACAAAGTGGGGACGAAAACCCACAGAAATTTTCATTTACTGACACACCCACTTTAAAGAACCAAAGAAGCTGTTTTGTTGCCTACACAAATCTTAAAGTACATGAAGCTTTGCGGATAGGGTTTAGTGAATCACCCATGTTCACTGGCCGAATTGAGGGTATTGGCCCACGGTATTGTCCTTCGATTGAAGATAAAATTGATCGGTTTTCGCACAAATCAAGCCATCAACTTTTTGTTGAGCCTGAAGGTTGGAATACCATCGAATATTACATCAACGGTTTTTCATCTTCCCTTCCTGATTACGTTCAGGTAGATGCATTAAGAAAAATTCCAGGATTCGCTAATGCCAAGATATTCAGACCCGGATATGCTATTGAATACGATTATTTCCCCCCCATTCAACTCAATAATACCCTTGAAACAAAGCTGATTAATAATCTTTTTTTTGCCGGGCAAATCAACGGAACTACAGGCTATGAAGAAGCTGCTGCACAAGGAATTATCGCCGGTATTAATGCTCATTTGAAAATAAATGAAAGGCCTGAATTCGTCCTAACCCGCTCGGATGCCTATATCGGTGTATTGATAGATGATCTTATTACTAAAGGAGTGGATGAGCCCTACCGGATGTTCACATCCAGAGCAGAATATCGGATTTTGCTACGTCAGGACAATGCTGATTTACGCCTTACTCCTCTTTCTCATAAAATCGGCTTGGCATCAAATGACCGCATGGAAAGGGTAAATTATAAACTCTCGGTCATCGAAAAATTGAGAACTTTTTTAAAAAAAGAAAGTGTTTCTCCTGATGAAGTAAATTCTTACCTTGAAAAGATAGGGTCAACACCCCTTAATCAAAAAGTCAAAATCGAAACCCTTATTCTTCGACCTGAAGTTAGTTTTGTTGATCTAACTAGCCAACTTCCTATTCTTTCAAACTTCATCACATCACTTGGGGAAACTCATCTTTCAGAGACTGTTGAAGAGGCTGAAATATTGATTAAATATGATAATTATATTCAGAAAGAACAGGATGTAGCCGGCAAAATGTCAAAACTGGATTATATTCACTTAAATGATAATTTTGACTACCAAAACCTAAAATCCTTGTCGTGGGAAGCAAGGGAAAAATTATCGAAAATCAGACCAAAAACAATCGGACAAGCTTCGCGGATCAGTGGAGTTTCACCGGCTGATATCTCTGTACTGATTGTATATCTAGGAAGGTAG
- a CDS encoding class I SAM-dependent methyltransferase, with protein MEALSHCPVCDNDQFQLFKKIVDHFLTKEEFQVVQCNNCGFLFTNPRPAQSEISRYYQSDEYISHNKNKVGWLSSVYNIVRNISLYRKYKLIAKHKTASKILDIGCGTGDFLHFMKKKGWEVTGIEPADSPRGFALQNYNIDVFDEKELPHLPFGNFDVITLWHVLEHVPDLNLLIKQIKNLLKSDGLLVVALPNHESWDAGHYQTFWAAWDVPRHFYHFSKKTFSLIIKNHQLKIISSHPMKFDAFYISLLSEKYKHVKPGFIHALINGMRSNQSAKQNLNNYSSLVFLIKHQNI; from the coding sequence ATGGAAGCTTTATCTCATTGCCCTGTCTGTGATAACGATCAATTTCAATTGTTCAAAAAAATTGTTGATCATTTTCTTACGAAGGAAGAATTTCAGGTAGTACAATGTAACAACTGTGGTTTCTTGTTCACAAATCCAAGACCAGCACAATCCGAAATTTCCCGGTATTATCAGTCTGATGAATACATCTCTCATAATAAAAACAAAGTCGGATGGTTGAGTAGCGTTTATAACATTGTCCGAAATATTTCACTTTACAGGAAGTATAAACTCATTGCCAAACACAAAACAGCCTCGAAAATTCTGGATATCGGTTGCGGAACAGGAGACTTTTTACATTTTATGAAAAAGAAAGGGTGGGAAGTTACTGGTATCGAACCCGCTGATAGTCCCCGCGGGTTTGCACTCCAAAACTATAATATAGATGTTTTTGACGAGAAAGAACTTCCCCATCTTCCTTTTGGAAATTTTGATGTGATCACCCTTTGGCATGTTCTTGAACACGTGCCTGATTTAAATCTGCTAATCAAGCAAATCAAAAATCTGCTAAAAAGTGATGGATTGCTTGTGGTTGCTTTGCCAAATCATGAATCCTGGGATGCGGGCCACTATCAAACATTCTGGGCAGCATGGGATGTTCCCCGTCATTTCTATCATTTTTCGAAAAAAACATTTTCACTGATAATTAAAAACCATCAATTAAAAATAATTTCCTCTCATCCGATGAAGTTTGATGCTTTTTATATCAGCTTGCTAAGCGAGAAATACAAACACGTTAAGCCTGGCTTTATTCATGCTCTGATAAACGGTATGCGTTCAAATCAATCGGCAAAACAGAACCTAAATAATTATTCAAGTCTTGTTTTTTTAATCAAACATCAAAATATTTAA
- a CDS encoding DUF4175 domain-containing protein, with the protein MYSIAALLIFYLTITLFEYFAWLNTGVRTVIFYTYLTISSIILAKLIFLPVFKLFRIGKIISHRQAAEIIGKHFADVQDRLLNTLQLKELSEQSTENIDLIRASIDQRISKLQPVPFNRAIDLKSNRKYLKYALPPLLIFIGFLLAAPNVITEPTNRIINHGEYFEKEAPFRFVLLNNDLTAVQQDDYTIEILIEGEQVPNTVFIITENGPVRMRKKSISEFDYTYRNIQKDVKFSFEADGVKSDVFSVKVLPKPIVLNFSTELDYPGYTGRKDETLDNTGDLLIPEGTWVKWKLFTRDTDALGISFSDTMISLNPEKANLFTYRDRFLQNASYSINTKNQYLRNTDSLVFTISVIPDIYPTITVEEFVDSAFVDRIYFRGLIKDDYGFSKLSFNYEYIKNFERDIEPQLISQNLQILTNTNQQQFFHFFDLQILSLQPGDEISYFFEVWDNDGVNGSKASRTQKMIFKTPTLEEIAKNTENSNQQIKDDMESALRDLNLLQKEIDEMNRQMLEKNTLNFQDRQKLENLLNMQMSIQKRVENLQKENEEKLRNESRFKELDESLLQKHEELKKLMDELMTDEMKKMMEEIQKLLDELDKDKVSEMLEEMKMSNKDLEDELDRSLELFKQLEFEQKLQETIDKLKKLAEKQDKLAEETKDTDKDQSTDDLKEKQDELNQEFDKVRKDLDNLREKNEELENPNQMEDTLEEEKSIEESMKESSDQLQKQQNKKASEKQKDASEKMEELSDALQEMMDGMMMDQVGEDLDALRQILDNLIKLSFDQEDLTITYGGTSTNDPKYTEAIKTQFDIKDNMSMVADSLKALSKRQMAIQSIVTKELNAIDRNFELSIEAMNDRQTRKAQESQQLAMTSMNNLALLLFEAFDQMQQQMMNMQSSGKSSCPNPGKPGGSQQMKSMQQLQQQLNQQLQQMRDGQKPGKMDGRQGQQMSEQLARMAAQQSALRKKMEEFRDQLKEETGKSDGNVSKIIEDMEKTEKDIVNRQITQETIERQREILTRMLKSEKAEMQREEEERRESNEARTFNRSNPDEIFQYFKLKNREVELLKTLPPNLTPFYRNKVSEYFIRFE; encoded by the coding sequence TTGTACAGTATTGCTGCATTATTGATTTTTTACCTGACCATCACCCTGTTTGAGTATTTTGCCTGGCTCAACACTGGTGTCAGAACTGTTATCTTCTATACTTACCTGACAATCAGCTCTATTATTCTTGCTAAATTGATTTTTTTACCGGTTTTTAAATTATTCAGAATTGGAAAAATCATCTCTCATCGCCAGGCAGCTGAAATTATCGGAAAACATTTTGCCGATGTGCAGGACAGGCTGCTTAACACATTACAATTAAAGGAGCTAAGTGAACAATCTACCGAGAACATTGATCTGATCCGGGCAAGTATTGATCAGAGGATTTCCAAACTGCAGCCGGTTCCCTTCAATCGTGCAATAGACTTAAAAAGTAACCGGAAGTACTTGAAATATGCCCTCCCTCCCTTGCTCATTTTCATCGGCTTTCTTCTTGCCGCTCCAAATGTGATCACCGAACCTACAAACAGGATTATTAACCATGGCGAATATTTTGAAAAAGAAGCACCATTCCGGTTTGTGCTCCTTAACAATGATTTAACTGCAGTTCAGCAGGATGATTACACAATCGAAATCCTCATCGAAGGTGAACAGGTGCCCAATACAGTTTTCATAATTACCGAAAATGGACCTGTAAGGATGCGGAAAAAAAGTATTTCCGAATTTGATTATACATACAGAAATATTCAAAAAGACGTCAAATTCAGCTTTGAAGCAGATGGTGTGAAGTCGGACGTTTTCTCTGTAAAAGTATTACCTAAACCAATCGTTCTCAATTTCTCAACAGAATTGGATTATCCCGGTTACACCGGAAGAAAGGATGAAACACTTGACAATACCGGTGATCTTTTAATTCCTGAAGGCACCTGGGTTAAATGGAAACTATTTACAAGAGATACAGATGCGCTTGGTATATCCTTTAGTGATACTATGATATCGCTTAACCCTGAAAAAGCAAATCTCTTTACCTACCGAGACCGATTCCTGCAAAATGCTTCTTATTCGATTAATACAAAAAACCAATACCTGCGAAATACTGATTCCCTCGTCTTTACAATAAGTGTGATCCCTGACATTTATCCAACAATTACTGTTGAAGAATTTGTTGATTCTGCCTTTGTTGACCGTATCTATTTCAGGGGATTAATTAAAGATGATTATGGTTTCAGCAAACTGTCTTTTAATTATGAGTACATAAAAAATTTCGAAAGAGATATTGAACCTCAGTTGATATCACAGAATCTTCAAATATTGACCAATACTAATCAGCAGCAGTTTTTTCATTTTTTTGACCTTCAAATACTAAGCCTTCAACCAGGTGATGAAATTTCTTACTTTTTTGAGGTTTGGGATAACGACGGAGTAAATGGCAGTAAAGCATCACGTACCCAGAAAATGATCTTTAAAACGCCTACGCTTGAGGAAATTGCGAAAAACACTGAAAATTCAAACCAGCAGATTAAAGATGATATGGAAAGCGCGTTAAGGGATTTAAATCTGCTGCAGAAGGAAATCGACGAGATGAACCGTCAAATGCTGGAAAAAAATACCTTGAATTTTCAGGACAGGCAAAAATTGGAGAACCTGCTAAATATGCAGATGTCCATCCAAAAACGCGTTGAAAACCTTCAGAAAGAAAATGAGGAAAAATTAAGGAATGAATCGCGGTTTAAAGAATTGGATGAATCATTGCTGCAAAAACATGAGGAGTTGAAAAAGTTGATGGATGAGTTGATGACCGATGAAATGAAGAAAATGATGGAAGAAATCCAGAAACTTTTAGATGAACTTGATAAAGATAAAGTGAGCGAAATGCTCGAAGAGATGAAAATGTCGAATAAGGACCTGGAAGATGAACTCGACCGGAGTCTTGAGTTATTTAAGCAACTTGAATTTGAACAGAAGCTCCAGGAAACGATTGATAAACTTAAAAAACTGGCTGAAAAGCAAGATAAACTGGCTGAAGAAACCAAAGATACCGATAAAGACCAATCCACTGATGATCTTAAAGAGAAACAGGATGAGCTGAATCAGGAATTTGATAAAGTGAGAAAGGATCTGGATAATTTAAGAGAGAAAAACGAAGAACTTGAAAATCCAAATCAAATGGAGGACACACTGGAGGAAGAAAAAAGTATAGAGGAATCCATGAAAGAAAGCTCCGACCAATTGCAAAAACAACAAAATAAAAAAGCATCGGAAAAACAAAAAGATGCATCGGAAAAAATGGAGGAATTGTCAGATGCATTGCAGGAAATGATGGATGGAATGATGATGGATCAGGTAGGAGAGGATCTGGATGCATTGCGTCAGATTCTCGACAATTTGATTAAACTTTCATTTGATCAGGAAGATTTAACGATTACTTATGGAGGCACAAGCACTAATGATCCAAAATATACCGAAGCCATCAAAACTCAATTTGATATTAAAGATAACATGAGTATGGTCGCCGATTCACTGAAAGCACTCAGCAAACGCCAAATGGCCATTCAGTCAATTGTTACAAAAGAACTGAATGCCATTGACAGGAATTTTGAACTATCCATTGAGGCTATGAATGACAGGCAAACAAGAAAAGCACAGGAAAGTCAGCAATTAGCAATGACCTCCATGAACAACCTTGCACTGCTTCTTTTCGAGGCCTTTGATCAGATGCAACAACAAATGATGAATATGCAGTCTTCAGGAAAATCCTCCTGCCCTAATCCAGGAAAACCAGGTGGTTCGCAACAAATGAAATCAATGCAGCAACTCCAGCAACAACTTAACCAACAGTTGCAGCAAATGCGGGATGGTCAAAAACCCGGCAAAATGGATGGAAGACAAGGACAGCAAATGAGCGAACAACTGGCCCGGATGGCAGCCCAGCAGTCAGCATTGAGGAAAAAAATGGAGGAGTTTAGGGATCAGCTTAAAGAGGAAACCGGCAAATCTGACGGTAATGTATCCAAAATCATTGAGGACATGGAAAAAACCGAAAAGGATATTGTTAACCGACAGATTACACAGGAAACAATAGAACGACAAAGAGAGATATTAACGCGGATGCTAAAATCAGAAAAAGCTGAAATGCAACGTGAAGAGGAGGAAAGACGCGAATCGAACGAAGCTAGAACTTTTAACCGCAGCAATCCTGACGAAATATTCCAATACTTTAAGTTAAAAAATCGTGAGGTCGAATTACTTAAAACTCTGCCACCGAATTTAACTCCATTTTACAGAAATAAAGTTTCCGAGTATTTTATCCGTTTTGAATAA
- the ybeY gene encoding rRNA maturation RNase YbeY: MNFSINFFNEDVPYRIKNKRLVKDWIRKTILKENKTPGDINIILCSDDFLHTMNNKYLQHDELTDIITFDNSECDSISGDLYISIERVIDNSTIFSKNKTDELHRVIIHGVLHLCGYTDKTPEDTEKIRSAEDLHLFRRPDELKH; encoded by the coding sequence ATGAACTTTTCCATAAATTTTTTCAATGAAGACGTCCCTTACAGAATAAAGAACAAAAGGCTGGTAAAGGACTGGATCAGGAAAACAATCCTTAAAGAAAATAAAACCCCGGGGGATATTAATATTATTCTTTGTTCGGATGACTTTTTACATACTATGAACAACAAGTATCTGCAGCATGATGAACTCACCGATATAATTACATTCGACAACTCCGAATGTGATAGTATCTCCGGTGATCTATACATAAGCATTGAAAGGGTAATAGATAACAGCACCATCTTTTCAAAAAACAAAACCGATGAACTGCATCGCGTAATTATTCATGGCGTCCTTCACTTGTGCGGATACACAGATAAAACACCCGAGGATACAGAAAAAATTAGATCGGCAGAAGACCTGCATCTTTTCCGCAGACCAGATGAACTTAAACATTGA